In a single window of the Arachis hypogaea cultivar Tifrunner chromosome 6, arahy.Tifrunner.gnm2.J5K5, whole genome shotgun sequence genome:
- the LOC112755565 gene encoding uncharacterized protein: MDEEERRILLDRERYQIEQIRQLDLEELQIEEVDDILESSDEDTDPTGRGFGGATFDGEFTYNTCVVSLHSYLGEVEDARHRTAFYDGGAVLNTPLFCLEGVVLFPGASLPLRVTEANLVAAIGRALRQVDVPYTIGVIRVHRDTANYRMKAASVGTTAEIRQYGRLEDGSLNLVTRGQQRFHLKRHWIDAEGVPNGEIQIIEEDMPSRMPRDAFGKLAPLSNIPHSCVVSRLLPSKYSHLGVCGSKVGVNDSETNSEDSFESELSPMDRRMHHSIVGSGYDHDLMDESASSGDDKFLYESDQEIRSNQNDSDSLRLLLSNYGKDAEIQDSRIGHCSTSGKQSSIREQLRCRKTIDACSSHKMSRAFWPHWVYRMFDSYWLAQRASDMWKQIVGAPSVDGLVKTPDILSFYIASKIPVSESTRQELLDIDGIPYRLRREIELLESIDLVRCKICQALIAKRSDMLVMSNEGPLGAYVNSNGFVHEIMTLSKSKGLALMGPPVTEYSWFPGYAWTIANCGTCEIHMGWLFTATNRKLKPRSFWGIRSCQVAEEMR; the protein is encoded by the exons AtggatgaagaagagagaagaatccTCCTCGACAGGGAAAGGTATCAGATCGAACAGATTCGCCAGCTCGATCTTGAGGAGTTGCAGATCGAGGAGGTTGATGATATTCTCGAATCTTCCGATGAAGACACTGACCCTAC TGGTCGCGGATTTGGCGGCGCAACCTTCGATGGCGAGTTCACTTACAATACCTGTGTAGTATCCTTACATTCATATTTGGGTG AGGTTGAAGACGCACGCCATAGGACAGCTTTCTATGATGGTGGTGCTGTATTGAACACTCCGCTTTTCTGTCTAGAAG GTGTTGTACTCTTTCCTGGGGCTTCCCTTCCCCTGAGAGTGACTGAAGCAAATCTTGTGGCTGCTATTGGGAGAGCTTTGCGTCAGGTTGATGTTCCTTACACTATTGGTGTG ATTCGAGTTCACAGGGATACTGCAAATTATAGGATGAAAGCCGCAAGTGTTGGAACGACTGCAGAG ATTCGACAATATGGGCGCCTGGAGGATGGTTCATTGAATTTGGTCACCCGTGGACAGCAACGCTTTCATCTGAAAAGACATTGGATTGATGCAGAAGGAGTG CCTAATGGAGAGATACAGATTATTGAGGAAGACATGCCATCGAGAATGCCACGGGATGCTTTTGGGAAGTTAGCACCTTTGAGTAATATACCACATAGTTGTGTCGTCTCACGTCTTCTACCCTCAAAGTATTCTCACCTAGGAGTGTGTGGATCTAAAGTTGGGGTAAATGATTCAGAAACAAATTCAGAAGATAGCTTTGAGAGTGAGCTTTCGCCAATGGATAGGAGAATGCACCATTCAATCGTTGGCTCTGGCTATGACCATGACTTGATGGATGAATCAGCAAGCAGTGGTGATGATAAATTCTTGTATGAGTCTGATCAGGAAATTAGGTCTAACCAAAATGATTCTGACTCCTTGAGATTGTTGCTCTCTAACTATGGAAAAGATGCTGAAATTCAAGATTCAAGAATTGGGCATTGTTCTACTTCGGGAAAGCAGTCTTCCATAAGGGAACAGCTTAGGTGCCGTAAAACTATCGATGCCTGCTCATCACATAAAATGTCAAGAGCATTCTGGCCTCATTGGGTATATCGTATGTTTGACTCATATTGGCTTGCACAAAGAGCTTCAG ATATGTGGAAGCAAATAGTTGGGGCGCCAAGCGTGGATGGTCTTGTCAAAACGCCtgatattttatcattttatattGCCAGTAAAATACCTGTTTCTGAATCTACAAGACAGGAGCTTTTGGATATTGATGGCATTCCATACCGACTGCGCAGGGAAATTGAATTACTAGAGAGTATTGATCTTGTTCGGTGTAAGATCTGTCAG GCTCTAATTGCAAAGCGAAGTGATATGTTAGTGATGTCTAATGAGGGTCCTCTTGGTGCGTATGTAAATTCAAATGGTTTTGTGCACGAGATAATGACTCTATCGAAGTCAAAAGGCTTAGCCCTCATGGGGCCACCAGTTACAGAATATAGTTGGTTTCCCGG GTATGCATGGACAATCGCAAACTGTGGTACATGTGAAATTCATATGGGGTGGCTTTTTACGGCCACCAACAGAAAACTGAAGCCCAGGTCATTTTGGGGGATACGTAGCTGTCAAGTTGCAGAAGAAATGCGCTAA